The following are encoded in a window of Flavobacterium sp. WC2421 genomic DNA:
- a CDS encoding ABC-F family ATP-binding cassette domain-containing protein — protein sequence MITVNDISVQFGGTTLFSDVSFAINENDKIALMGKNGAGKSTLLKIIAGQSKPSTGNISAPKDAVVAYLPQHLLTTDGATVMEETSKAFGEIFGMKAEIDEINEQLTIRTDYESDAYMKLIERVSDLSEKFYAIEEVNYEAEVEKILTGLGFEREDFNRQTSEFSGGWRMRIELAKILLQKPDLILLDEPTNHMDIESIQWLEDFLINSAKAVVVISHDRAFVDNITNRTIEVTMGRIYDYKAKYSHYLELRKDRRMHQQKAYDEQQRMIADNRTFIDRFKGTFSKTDAVQSRVKMLEKLVIVQVDEVDTSALKLKFPASVRSGQYPVIVKDLSKAYGDHVVFKDANIVIERGQKVAFVGKNGEGKSTMIKAIMKEIGIDGGNLEIGHNAQIGYFAQNQASLLNENATIFETIDDIAVGDVRTKIKDILGAFMFHGDDVTKKVKVLSGGEKTRLAMIKLLLEPVNLLILDEPSNHLDMKTKDIIKDALRDFDGTLILVSHDRDFLDGLATKVFEFGNKRVVEHFEDITGFLANKKMESMREIEK from the coding sequence ATGATTACAGTTAATGATATTTCAGTACAGTTTGGTGGTACTACACTTTTTAGCGATGTTTCATTTGCTATAAATGAAAATGATAAAATTGCCCTTATGGGTAAAAATGGAGCAGGAAAATCAACGCTTCTTAAAATTATTGCAGGACAAAGCAAACCTTCTACAGGAAATATTTCGGCACCAAAAGATGCTGTTGTAGCTTATTTACCGCAGCATTTATTGACAACGGATGGTGCTACTGTAATGGAAGAAACTTCAAAGGCATTTGGAGAAATTTTTGGTATGAAAGCGGAAATTGATGAAATCAATGAGCAATTGACTATTCGTACGGATTATGAAAGTGATGCCTACATGAAATTGATCGAAAGAGTTTCTGACTTGAGCGAGAAATTTTATGCGATTGAAGAGGTGAATTATGAAGCGGAGGTAGAGAAAATATTAACGGGTTTAGGATTTGAAAGAGAAGATTTCAATCGACAAACTTCTGAGTTTTCAGGAGGATGGAGAATGCGTATTGAACTAGCTAAAATCCTTTTACAAAAGCCAGATTTAATTTTGCTAGATGAGCCTACCAATCACATGGATATTGAAAGTATCCAATGGTTAGAGGATTTCTTGATTAATTCGGCCAAAGCGGTTGTGGTGATTTCTCACGATAGAGCCTTCGTAGATAATATCACGAATCGTACTATTGAAGTAACCATGGGACGTATCTATGATTATAAAGCCAAGTATTCTCATTATTTAGAATTGAGAAAAGACCGTCGCATGCACCAACAAAAGGCATATGATGAACAACAACGTATGATTGCTGACAATAGAACTTTTATTGATCGTTTTAAAGGAACTTTTTCTAAAACGGATGCCGTTCAATCACGTGTAAAGATGTTAGAGAAATTAGTTATAGTGCAGGTGGATGAAGTAGATACTTCGGCATTAAAATTAAAGTTTCCTGCTTCAGTTCGTTCAGGTCAATATCCTGTAATCGTAAAAGACTTATCAAAAGCATATGGAGATCATGTTGTTTTCAAAGATGCTAATATTGTTATTGAAAGAGGTCAAAAAGTGGCTTTTGTAGGTAAAAATGGGGAAGGAAAATCGACCATGATTAAAGCCATCATGAAAGAAATTGGTATTGATGGAGGAAATCTTGAAATTGGACATAATGCGCAAATTGGTTATTTTGCACAAAACCAAGCATCCTTATTAAATGAAAATGCTACTATTTTTGAAACGATAGATGATATAGCTGTTGGTGATGTTAGAACTAAGATTAAAGATATTTTAGGTGCATTTATGTTTCATGGTGATGATGTAACTAAGAAAGTGAAAGTACTTTCAGGTGGAGAGAAAACACGTTTAGCAATGATAAAATTATTGTTGGAGCCAGTGAATTTATTGATTTTGGATGAGCCTTCTAATCACTTGGACATGAAAACTAAGGATATTATTAAAGATGCGCTTCGTGATTTTGATGGAACATTAATTTTGGTTTCGCATGACCGTGATTTCTTAGATGGATTAGCAACAAAAGTTTTCGAATTTGGAAACAAGAGAGTAGTGGAGCATTTTGAAGATATTACAGGATTCTTAGCTAATAAGAAAATGGAAAGTATGAGAGAAATTGAGAAGTAG